A window of Benincasa hispida cultivar B227 chromosome 9, ASM972705v1, whole genome shotgun sequence genomic DNA:
gttctggtattaatgactggttgagaatttctcaattcaaaggagggataattgacctccttTCAGCGGCTTTTGTcataaacctttgaagcgtcattgtgaaactagatgccacatggggttcatgttagttttgctaaaccttcttggatgttgtatgtttttcaacgggtatttgcttaaaaactaacataggtcaatgtgtttttgtttttccgCAACgtgttagtatttccgtttaatacctttaatttgaccaattacatacaatggaaagagtcttgtaaaacgtattttATGGTCAACGGCCTCGAATTTGTCCTGGTTGAGAAAtatcctcaagtcccgaccttTGATGCATcgtgaagtgttcgtaatgcatataaagtatggatgaaggctaattcattggcccgacttcacattttggctagcatacttgatgttttggccaaaagggttgagaacatggtcattacatgtgagatcatggactcgttgcaagatttgtttgaacattagttcttacttttcgagcacaaaggaatggatgacaaaaccagtagtgtcagttcccaagttaaactccaggaagaTGAAGCAAGAGTTACTGACTCTGTTGAGGTTCATAGATGATACAAGAGTTGATTAAATGAAAATACAAGAAAGTAGATGCTGAGAATGATAAAATAGGAGAGAAATCGAGCTGGAGGCTAGAAAATTGAAGATGGAATGACCTAATTTGGCAAAATGCACTTACATAGGGCATGGCACTTAGGGGCAACACCAAATAGCCTCTCTAGAAAATGCACAGTGTCACAGTGCATAGCAACATTATGGTGTTGCCTCACTTCTGCTGCTTCTGCTCCATGGGCTCCATGCAAGGCGTTGTGGCGCTGGCGGTGTTACTCAAAGGCAATTCCATAATTTTCCATCTTTTCCTCGATTGATGCTTTCAGAACTCCATTTTAATTCGTCTTATTTCCGTTTCTGCTCTGATTGTTCATTCTACCCAACagatgctcaatacctacaaaatcataaattaaacttataaaatcatcaaatgaactcaaattaagtggaATAAGATAACACCTCTCGATAGCTATCATATATCATACTCAATTACCAAATCATAATAACCCCCTACATAAATGCTCATGTGTCATGCATACTCATTCCTAACTCAAGATCTAACAAACTTTCTCAAACACTAGTGAGTTTGGTCATAACTATTTCTCACTCTCTCAAGTTCTTTCTAAACTCATATCAAATTTTTCCTTATATATATCTTCGAGCTTTTCCCTTGTACATTCTAGTGTCAACCCCTAGCCATTTATATACCAAGAGACTCAATACTTCTCTACGCAttctaattatattttaacTCTTAGACTTTATACCCAGGTATTTTGAGACTTGTATAGGAAGGATGTTAACCCTTGGCCATTGTACTAGTCACCTCGATACCTCTCATGTGTATTCAACATATACCAAATTTTGACCTTTGTACCAAAGCACCTTGATATTTCTTGTATAGTGTTATTTATATCCATTATCCACCTTAGTATACCATTGTGAAAATCAATCACTAAATTTTGTACACAACACTATCATGTCCCTATATCAGAATACATAGGATCTAATCCTCAAAAAATTGTGAGGTCTCTTCAATCCAGATCCTCAACATGCTCCTCAAGATGGGTGGTTCTTTGGATTCACCATTCTTGAGTCGGATTCCAATTTTTGGATGAATACCCATTTGTGTTTCATGAATTTTGATACCATATTAGAGAAACATGGGATCCAAACCTCGTTGTCATAACATATCTATCGTATAAAGAGTGTGAGGGTCTCTCTATTTTTTCAATGGGGATCATCAACAGACCTTTATAATCGGGTACCTCAATATTCACTTATTTACCTTAATCCTAATACCAATCCTCAACCATTTATACACAAGACTTTGATATTCCCTTATTTTCCTCAAcacaaactcaattttaattgatatacttaCGAAATTAGTTCATGGTATAATTTGATACAACTTTTAAAGTGTTAAGGGGTAAATTGAAATTTTTCCTAAGATCTaaaattaaaactcaaatattgaaattaaatatttaatgtaAAAAATTTTCCCtagttttgtttcaaaaatgttattcatttattaaattaaaatctaataTCCTAAATTAGAATCTGAAAATGATAAATTCAATTAATCTAGTATTAACAAATCGAAAGGGATTTTAAGACATTTTAACTACAAAATAGCCTACTTTTGAAATGCATAATGTTATAGAAACAACCGTTTTATTAGTAGAGATTTTCAAATTGATGTTAGATTCACCGTGAATtgaactaaacttgtaatttaactgataaataaaaaaatatattatattcatatactgtAACTATGAATTAATATacaaatttcatattttatacgagagtgaaaagaaaattagataaaatattCTAGAGAAAAATACTCCTTTgattcttaagttttgagtcgtcCAGTTTTCATTTAGtctttactatttaaaatattacacttttactcttgagttttgagtttaatttcaatttggttctttggtttcaaaatattatatttttactattGAATTTTGAGCTTAGTTTGATCTCtagatttcaatattttacatatttactcTCGAGATGCACACTTTTATATTTGACTTTAACTTTCAATTAActaacttaaaataattatgacgttaaattatttaattaattttagttgtaatgaaaaattagtgaaaattaatataattatgttaaattaattaatagacgtTATCACCAATGagtgaaagtgagtatttaataaaaaaaaaatattaaagagtGTAAATTTTGAAGTCCTAAAAGCTAAATCGAAACAAAACTCgatagtaaaaatataatattttaaaatttatcaaatagaaaataaactcaaaattcaagaacaaaagcataatattttgaaacttaggtaAGAGTAGATACTAAATCTAAAATGGGAATTGTGGTGGGTGGCAAGAGAGATTAGGGGAATAGCAAGTGTGTCTCTTAGAGTCTTAAAGGTTTTTCATTTTGCATATATAGCAAACCCAAAACATTCAATtcctaatttttgttttttctgtATTCCTATTTTATCCTTTTAACCTAGCACcgatatttttgaaaactagagTTATGAACGAACATAAAATTAAACCAACCAAAGACAACAGACACAACAAAACGCTGCATTTCGAAGCAAGTCGACCATGGCGACGCAAATGAACTACTCGCCTTGTGTAGCAAATTGATAATGGACATGACAGTgatgagaagaagaaggtaGAGGCCAACGAAGGAAGCAATGAGCATATTCGCACCATGGTTGCAATAGACAGAAAATTTGTCACAAATCTTGTTCCATTTGGCGTGCCTATTTTTGTTCTTCCCAAGATGCCACCATGAAAGCCGCCACACCGTTGCCGGTCGATGTAGAAGCCATCGTCGTCTGCGCCTTGATTATTCGACAGATTAATTAAAATGTTGGtatattgaaaatttcaaattgggATGGGGTTTTGGTGTAAATGGGGGTACTTCACCATGTCTAGATGAGAGCAACGTGTGAGCTTGAGAAATGGCTACATGGAGAATTTTAGATCACTCAAAATGTTCACTTGGGCCTAGAAGTTTTGGATTTAAGCCCAACAAATGCCTATAAGGTATTCGATAAAAGTCTTGTACaagcaaaattttataaaagtaGTGTATCAGTggtatatcaagtatatcaagtgTGTATCAAtgtgtaaattatatattagcaactataacttaaatataatgtttaatttagtagatttaatcttcttcttaaagaaaattaatagaTTGAAGCGAAATTATATAGAGTGGCAACGATGCCACTATGAATCAATATCATGGTGTTGGTATCGTCTAGTTGTCAATATCAACATTttatatcaagtgtatcaaatgTACATCAATAGTGTATCAAGGGTACATCAGTAGTGTATTAAGTGTATCAAGGGGTATCAAGTATATCAGGTGTGTTAAATGTATCAAATGTATCAAGTGCATCGAgtgtgtatcaagtgtatagTAAGTGTATCAGATGTATCCGTACTTTTTTTACATTTTGTGGGTTGGGCTTGCTTTTTACCATTTTTGCAAAAGTAATAAGTTTGGTCAATGTgcctaatttttaaaacttaatttaataaatttgcaAGAAGCTCAATTTAAAACCTATTAACcaaaaataaatgtattttttccCCAATAATCTATGGCCACATTTATCAAACCGTAATGAAAATAGGTTCAATAGAAATGAGATTTCATTGATGGATAAATCATAATAAACTTGAATCGCAAATACAattgaattgtttttttatCCTGTTTACCTAGAATTATGGATATTTCACATATTACTGTTATCGTTACTGTTTGACTCTAGCAGTAACAACAACAGTAAtggtaacaataaatgtgacaaattcataattttcatattgttACCGTAATAATATCTCTAACGATAATGGTTAATATAGTGAGTCTCACGTAATTTTCAACCGCAATTAGATTAAAcacattttattcttcaatcagattacataatttgaatacaaatttTGAGGTGGACTCCACATCTCATTACGATTAAAtgacaacaaaaataattaaataggatttactttTTATATTATCGTTGATTAATTGTTTTTCAGCCGATATAAACGTGGTATAGATGGCtgcaaaagaaatgaaaagaaaagtgatctgtatttaaaaagaaaagaaaagaaaaagggtggTGACCATATTTgccaaatattttttctattcatttttctaaaagaaaatatttttctgtcCTATAAATTTGCAAACATACcatttaatttgctaaaaaatgatcataaaataaattgaattccTTGTTTGGAGGAAAAGgaagtggatttttttttttggtactcATGATCCTTTTCGGGGGttcaaataaaaaatggtattttttaaaaaaaattaatgaattttggTCTTCCATTTATGTCATTACTGTGTGAAATTACCACTTTAACTCTAAATGCATTCTTTATCTATTTTCTTCGTTTTGcagctttcttttctttgttcgtTTCTTTTTCTGAGTTTCTTTTTCTAccattttcctattttcttccgtgattctttttttttcttttttcttttttttttttttttgcatttttctttataCATTTCTTCTCCGTCTACTTTCTTACTTCTGTTCTTTTTTCTGCATtcgttcttcttttttttttcttttttttatgtgtttctccttctttcttttgtttttatttttcttttttttttttacgtttcTTTTCATTGAAGATCAAACATAGAGTATATAGCATTAGAGCATCGAGTATCAAGTAAACTTCTGAATCGAGCATAGAGTATACAAACATAGAGCGTGGAATATCAAAGATCGAGTAGCATGTAGCTAGTATATAGCATAGAGCATGTAATATATGCATCAAACATCTAGTATCGAGTATCAAGAATCGAGTAGCATGTAACTAGTATATAGCATAAAGCATAGAGCGCAGAACATCAAACATCGAACAATAAGTATCAAGGATCGAGGATCGAATATCCAGAAAATATATGAATCACAACATGCAGATAGTTTTTAAAGTCGAATGAGTAAATTCATGATACGAGCAAAATGCGACCTTccattcaattttataaaaatatccatttttcatttgacCAAAAAGGCCATCCGTAAAAAATCCCAAAAGATAGGAAAAAAAACACCCAAATAACCAAATAAAAGCGGTGGAAGAGGAAGATGCTctaaagagagagaagagggTCAAATTTTTTAATGAGTTCGCCGTCTTCCTCCATGACTCTCCGAGATCAGACGCTGGGTTTCAGCCATAGATGATACATGACAAAGCTCCTTCCCCACTGACACCATTCTTCGTTAATTTGCCACAAAATTCTCTCAATTTCCCTGTTTCTGTGTTTCTCAGATTGCCCAATTTCTGTTTTCTTACAGAAGCACAAATTTCTCCCATTATTTAGTAGCGATTGTCTCAAATTTCCTACAAATAACCAATACCCAGATCTGGGTTTTTCATTTGTCTCACTCATTGATGCTGTTGACCAACATTTGACAATCgatttaacccaaaaactaCGTAACAGTGTCCATTAGCTACTTTATTGGGAACCCTTTTATTCTCTTGGGTGACCCTTTTGAATTCTCTTTCTCATCCTGTGAAATTTGGGGGGAAATCTTTAGTTTGATCGATTAATGGCGGCTTCGAGGAATGTGGGGGTGAGGGATGAGGAGAAACTGAAGGAAGATGACTCTCCGACGGCCAAGAAGCCTAAATTTGAGAGGTTTCCATTGACGAAGTGGGAGCTAGCGGCGGCTCTCGGCATCTTCCTTGTCTGCTCCATTGGCCTTGTCTGTGTGTACTTGACGATGCCCTCTGCAGAATACCAGAGCGTTAAGCTCCCACGAACGCTTTCAGATCTTCGGGTGCTTAAGTATGTGTTCTTCTCTTCCGCCCCTTTTCGTTCGGGAACATATTACGACATTTTATTGCCTCCCCTCCCCTTGTGCCGTATGGTATTTGTGAAATCATTGTTGATTTGTTGTGAACTTGGAAGGGGAAACTTGGATTGAGGGTTGTTTTTTCATTCTTCTTCAAGTCTTTGATTGTCTGTGGAACAGAGAGGGGATGGAAATGGTTTGCTGAAGTCGCTTTTGAGCATTGAAGGAAGTCAATTCCCAAATGGTTGTGGGGATACTGAGGGTAGAATTATGTTTGGGAGGATGATCATCGGTCTGTTGGAGTTGGTTTTGGGCTAAAACCGATGCTGACGATTGACATATCAGTCGGTTTTGGTTGGTCAGATCGGTTTTCGGAGTTCCTTTGAACACCCCTGATGTTTGGAGTTCTGAAAGATGAGGATGGTTTCTTGCCTACTCAGAATAGATGAGGAACATCTCATGGGGTTTTATATCTTGGATAGAAGGATAGTGTCTTTTGATTGTGTATAAAAACTCTTGGAATTGTAAAATAAGTTCGAAGTTGCTTTTCATCTGTGCATATCATAGGTTAAATGTGTGAAAATATGGTTAAAGGATTAAGTATGACAGAACCTATCAACCTAAGTTTGGATCATATAACGTCTTTTCTCCCAATTAGTATTGAAAATGCTTGTTGGTAGTTTAACAAAATGTTCAAGCGAATTATTGTTATCTGTTGGGATTTTGAGTTAGTTCCTGaacattataatttttaatGCTTGATTGTGTTATCCTTATTTGCATCTCTTTTAATTATACTCCAGGGATCTCTTTGCAAATTATGCCAAAGATCATCCAGCACAATTCATTCTAGGTTATTGCTCCACCTACATATTCATGCAAACATTCATGATTCCTGGAACAATTTTCATGTCATTGCTTGCTGGAGCTCTATTTGGTGTTATCAGAGGGCTTCTGTTAGTTGTCTTTAATGCAACAGCTGGTGCATCCTCTTGCTTTTTTCTCTCTAAGTTGATTGGAAGACCTCTAGTTTATTGGATGTGGCCTGAAAAGTTGAAATTTTTCCAGGCAGAGGTATTTATTTactgtaatttttatttaaaattcaattatatgacaACTCACTAACCATATCTAATGTTGCTTTTAACTCTTGGCTTCGACTATCAGATAGCAAAGCATCGGGAAAAGCTACTTAATTATATGCTTTTTCTAAGAATAACACCAACATTACCGAACCTTTTCATCAACTTGGCTTCACCTATTGTTGACATCccatttcatgttttcttcttGGCAACTTTAATTGGCCTTGTTCCAGCATCCTATATCACAGTCAGAGTAAGTTTCTTTTATTATAGATTTAAATGTCTTTGTTGATTTTGGGATTTGTTTTTCCTGTTGTTTTTACTATatcaaagagatcttttctgGCATTCTGTATCGTTGCTGTTCATCCCAGTTTGCTAATCTATGTATTGAATATCTCTTAGATCagttttatttgtatttttttagattGCTTTCCATGTAAATATTGTTGGAGAATACTTGAAATTTGAGGGGGGGTTTTAACACTTGAGAAAAATGGAATActtgaaatttgaatattgtGAATGCAGTGGATAAATGGTGGTTGTGTTGTGTTTGATGTTTTGGTTGCCTTTATCCCTTATATAACTTGGTAATTGAGAGGCATGACGCATATCGCATCTTGGATTGCGTGTATTTGATGGTTGCTTGATTGAGGACTAAAAATCTTCACCTTTTCGATGACGCAGTTTTTCGTGTCGTTTATTTGATGTCCAAGTACCAATTGGAGACTGTAGCATAATGTTTGTTTTGttccatacatacatacatacatacatatatattatatatatactatatgtaaCTTTTTCCCTCTACAAGCACCATATTTGATGGAAATTTTCCTGACATGGTTACATATTCATGTTGCCTTTTTCTTACATCTTGCAAGATCTTCCATTTGCTGGTGTACTTTTTGCAAGTATCTTGAAGATAATATGCatgatttgtttttcttctaGTAGTGAGTTGAAACATATGTGTGACCTCAAAGGTATCTAAGAATATGTCTTGGGCTAATTAGCTAACTGTTAAATCATTATCTTATTATCAGGCTGGACTTGCACTTGGAGATCTGAAATCAGTGAAGGATTTATACGATTTCAAAACTTTGTCTGTGCTTTTCTTTATTGGCTTTATCTCCATTCTACCTACACTTCTAAAGAGGAAGCGAGTATACGAATGACGGCAAATTTTCAGGCTCCGTCATTTCTGCCTGAGCCATGTGTATGGATGGCTGCTATAACAGGTCTTTGTAGTATGATTCTTTTAGTCTCCTCTTGAAGTATAATTCCCACACATTATCTTTACTCATTTCATCTTATGTGCCACCATGGAGTTAGTTGTCTGTTTCAGATTATTTTCGATAGCATGGCATCAATCATCTTacaattttaagatttattgttATCCGATAGCATGGCATCAATCATCTTacaattttaagatttattgttATCCAATAGCATGACATGGCATCTACCTTGACAGAAATGGCATTTTGTTAGTGCCCTAGGAAAGAAAACTTAAACATTTTACCACAATGATCATAGCAGATGGCTTGTTGGGGTTTTCCTTTTTCTCGTATGGGGGTGATGCAGTCAATTTACATAATTCAGTACTGAAATATGTAGTCCATTTGCATTTGCATTGCACAACGCATAGAACATGGGTTTTGGTCGGATTTGACGTTTCGAATCACATTTTGTCAAACATTCTCCATTGCTTAGTTCATCTTATATACCAACTCCCTCTTGTTTTCTTGGTTTGTACAGATTGATATTGGTTTCAAGTGCTCTGATTGATGACACTATACTAGCTGTGCCGATACTGTGGCCATTCAGATGCAAACTGTGTACCATCAAGCTGTTATATAGCTCAAATTATACGTTCAGTAAATGAATAGGCAGTTGTTTTGAGGCTTTAAAAGGGGGGGTGGGGTGTTGGGAGAAATAGGTGAAGATATTATATTCACATTAGAAGCTCACTGATTACACTCAATATAggatatttatattttattataatttttgttgCATTATATATTGAAAAGGCATACAGGGTCTAAACAGGTTACACATTGAaaactaattatattttttttctctagatTTCTACATATCCCATGATCTTATTGGCTAAGTTGTATTGTCTTTGAATTACAATTTAGATATCAACTCTTagtttccttcatttttctttagatGTTATAACTTTGAATTACATGTATGAAGCTATCAGATGTTATAACTTTGAATTACATGTATGAAGCTGATAGTAAACTTAAAGACTAAAGAAAATCATAGTAATATGTGTGGACTGTGGACTTtgtccttttttctttcttacaaTATGCAGGTAGACGAATCAAACATTTGATCTTGAGTTTGATATTACATTGTCAAGATCTTTGTTATTGTGAAATATTTTGTATAAAGTTTAGTTTAGAACAACATGAATTGAGATGAATACCATGAAATGGTAGAAagctttaaaaaattaatagcaAAAGTGGCAAGTATTCATAACTATTACAGTCATTTTCTATTAATGCTACCGTCATAACTCAATAGCCTTGCACTTTTTGTCCTTCATTCTATTTATTGATAACCAAAAGGTCGAAACGAGTATAGTTCAAATGACATACGAATAGATTAAAGATCAAGAAATTTGTGGTTTAAATTATCTTATCTctagttgtattaaaattaataaataaaataaactatttagtggcatattattaaatcaatttcaaagGTCAACATAGAAGTGACTTTTAAGTGATTGGATTATAATTAGAACTAACCTCACAATTGGTTTGTGTTTTGAATAATTTAGCCTTTTAGTTAAGGGCATGTTAGAAATTCAtattcttttttatgttttcaaattcactAAGTTCGGTAAATATGTTTATGGTAGACAATTCAGATTTCATTTCTGAAATTTGTTTTTGGATTCTATTATCCAAACAGTGTAAAATATAAaaacggtttttttttttttattgtatccatgttttgaattttaaattttaaaaatgtaaaattatattaaataaaaataaaaaaatttagaaatatcaTATGTTGAGCTATAAACTTAATTCattgtttaaaaaactaaaatatgtattatgtattgtattataaattatataacattaaaaataataattatacaaaatatttaacacaaaatatgtttataaataaaataataataatttattatcaactaatatttagtaactacaactagttttataatttatattagtatcaaatacatttcaaataattttttatattaaaatcgAATTTCTATATCTACTATCaaacatataaaacataaaatataactctctttttattaaatcctttgttttcaaaatttcatttttagatTCCCAACCAAATCAGGCACTAAGGTATTCATAAATTTACATGAataggaaaaataattttatatttgagtAATGAGTAGTTTAGAAATTAAGACATAATGTTTAATAGTAACAATTTCATAGCGTAGAAGTTACCCATGGTAAGGGTATGTTGAACGAAAACAATCATAAATTTTAGACttaaaaacttaaaacaaaATTCCTAGAGCTTTGAttggtaactatttcgttttttgtttttagtttttaaaaattaagtctatttctttcctattttttacaatgatttgcatctttcttaaatacaatggttgaattattagtcaaattctaaaaataaaagctacttttcaaaagttactttttttagttttcaaattttggcttggtttttcaaaccattagtaaaaaatagataagaaatgaagaaatttggaggtgaaattagtatttataaacttaattttcaaaaccaatatcccatttggtaaccatttggtttttttatttttgtttttgaaaattaagcctatagacaatagttccacctccaaattatctattttttaccaatagtttaaaaaacaaaaccaagatttgaaaactaaaaaaaataactttcaaaacttgtttttgttttttaaatttagttaaaaattcaaccattgtactaaaaaaagatacaaattattgcaagaaattggaaagaaatgaatttaatttaaaaaaattaaagacaaaataaaatagttaccaaatgaaTTCATAAAAATTAAGTTTGGAGCGAGATGCCAACTACGTACACAAATTTAGGAGATTGATGAAAGAGATGGAGAATTGGTCgaattgaaaattcaagaggTTAATTATAATTAAGAGTTTTTACATTTTCCGTTTTCCGTTACTGTACAGATCAAGAACGTttattgaaagaacaaaaaagaattACGTTTAAGTAATGGTAAGTCTAAAATTGCAACacataaaattgtttaaaaccCCCTTAATTGAATTTGGATGCcctttaaaaattaagctatGAACTAGTACATTCCTAGGACTCCATATTAGCAATAAATTTCCTTGAAAAATTGACAGAATGGTCACTGGCGATTTTCTGAGATTCATTATCAGCTTGAAACAACTCAATTAAAAACATTTTGATTCACAAGAACTTACATACAAAAAGGGAGGAATTTTGAGCAAGGAATAACGATAAGATCTTCAAAGCTGCTGATCATTCATCAGAATAGGTTTCTACGACTCAAGTGTGGTTGCTGGATAGTCTTGATATCCAGAGATTTCTGTTATCCTAATTCGCGTATTTGGCTGCATCATTCGGGTAAAAACAGATTCAGAAACTACAGAGATAAATGTGTAtacaaataattttctaaaccCATGAACATCAAATATTCCTATGGAAGGTATGGAGGAAAGCAGTTAAATGATagcagagagagagagagagagagagagagaggtgcGGTTGAgaaggctaatcccaagaacatGCTGCAAATGTGGTACAAAAATGTTAGAGAGAGAGAGCGGTGAAGACCGAGAAATACCTGACGGTGTCCAATGTTTCGTCggtagtttttctttttcttgtactTGAAGACAATGACCTTGTCATCTAATCCCTGATTAAGAGAAACAAACGACCAATTAGGaagagaaacaaaaaacaagaagacaatctaagaaaaaaagaagCGTCTTCCTCCCCTTTTTATTTGATGAAGGGATGATAACCAAGCTGATGCATTACCTGCTCCTCGACAACAGCATGGACGGCAGCATTTGTCACTACTGGTTTTCCAATGTATGTCTGAGTTTTCGTTCCCACAAGCAAAACCTTGTTCAGAGTTATCTGCACAATCGGAAATTTAGATAACTTTAAGCTGATCGCAAAATGAATGGCACATATGTAGATGAGAAAATCtgtattttattacataataaGCCTGATGATCGTTAGTTTGTAGAATATGATAGGATTTCATCGAGTTAATCGATGTGGAATCTAAAAACTACAACCTAAATCAACATTCACAACTTAGGTAAATATATACACGCACATGATAGCTTTCAGATATACTTTGGTTAATAGTTACCATAATCTTGT
This region includes:
- the LOC120087212 gene encoding uncharacterized membrane protein At4g09580; translation: MAASRNVGVRDEEKLKEDDSPTAKKPKFERFPLTKWELAAALGIFLVCSIGLVCVYLTMPSAEYQSVKLPRTLSDLRVLKDLFANYAKDHPAQFILGYCSTYIFMQTFMIPGTIFMSLLAGALFGVIRGLLLVVFNATAGASSCFFLSKLIGRPLVYWMWPEKLKFFQAEIAKHREKLLNYMLFLRITPTLPNLFINLASPIVDIPFHVFFLATLIGLVPASYITVRAGLALGDLKSVKDLYDFKTLSVLFFIGFISILPTLLKRKRVYE